The following are encoded in a window of Kitasatospora sp. NBC_01250 genomic DNA:
- a CDS encoding lanthionine synthetase C family protein gives MTPHPAFQLSFRIAELLADPGSVPSSWTSRPQWRQSLAHGVPGVALLHIERAAADLAPWEPARAWLRVAADAPVTSGPDSYLYYGAPAVAHALACAAQARPGSYQRALDCLDRIVAADAVRRCEEAQTRIKRGGLASLAEFDTIRGLSGIGSLLVHRDPRGAAIRQVLAYLVRLTEQVEHNGRLLPGWWTAGGPSGQADARFPDGHANTGLAHGIAGPLALLALALRQGVEVEGQRPAIGTILEWLARWRDEHAWPYWITHAQLTGAGRLPLLPQRPSWCYGSAGVARAQQLAALALGDHRLRHEAEHSLAAALLDPPSLAATTDLSACHGFAGLAHIAHRAADDASPRNAARLRSAASLLLDIAQPPGTAPDEQARRLLTTAGPAFLEGATGTALALLAPALGASPTTPWDTCLLTA, from the coding sequence GTGACGCCGCACCCCGCGTTTCAACTGTCCTTCCGGATCGCCGAGTTGCTCGCCGACCCCGGCAGCGTGCCGAGCAGTTGGACGAGCCGTCCCCAGTGGCGCCAGTCGCTGGCCCACGGCGTACCCGGCGTCGCCCTCCTTCACATCGAACGCGCCGCCGCGGATCTCGCGCCCTGGGAGCCCGCCCGCGCCTGGCTCAGGGTGGCTGCCGACGCGCCGGTCACCTCCGGGCCGGACAGCTACCTCTACTACGGCGCTCCTGCCGTCGCGCACGCCCTGGCTTGCGCTGCTCAAGCCCGGCCCGGCTCCTACCAGCGCGCCCTCGACTGCCTCGACCGGATCGTGGCTGCCGATGCCGTGCGCCGGTGCGAGGAGGCCCAGACTCGGATCAAGCGCGGTGGCCTGGCCTCCCTCGCCGAGTTCGACACCATCCGTGGCCTGTCCGGCATCGGCTCCCTTCTCGTGCACCGGGATCCGCGTGGAGCGGCGATCCGGCAGGTCCTCGCCTACCTGGTCCGGCTCACCGAGCAGGTCGAGCACAACGGCCGGCTGCTGCCGGGCTGGTGGACGGCGGGCGGACCGTCCGGACAGGCTGACGCTCGGTTCCCCGACGGCCATGCCAACACCGGTCTCGCGCACGGGATCGCCGGACCGCTCGCCCTGCTCGCCCTGGCGCTGCGCCAAGGCGTGGAGGTGGAAGGCCAGCGGCCGGCCATCGGCACGATCCTGGAGTGGCTCGCGCGGTGGCGCGACGAGCACGCCTGGCCGTACTGGATCACCCACGCACAGCTGACCGGCGCCGGCCGGCTGCCGCTGCTACCGCAGCGGCCGAGCTGGTGCTACGGCTCAGCCGGGGTGGCCCGCGCCCAGCAGCTCGCCGCCCTCGCCCTCGGCGACCACCGCCTGCGCCACGAAGCCGAACACTCCCTGGCAGCCGCGCTCCTGGACCCGCCATCGCTCGCCGCGACCACCGACCTGTCCGCCTGCCACGGCTTCGCCGGACTGGCCCACATCGCTCACCGCGCCGCCGACGACGCGTCCCCGCGCAACGCCGCCCGGCTGCGCTCCGCCGCCAGCCTGCTTCTCGACATCGCCCAACCACCCGGCACCGCCCCCGACGAACAGGCCCGCCGCCTCCTCACGACCGCCGGGCCCGCCTTCCTGGAAGGCGCCACCGGCACCGCCCTCGCCCTGCTCGCCCCTGCACTCGGGGCAAGCCCAACAACCCCCTGGGACACCTGCCTCCTGACCGCCTGA